From a region of the Pukyongiella litopenaei genome:
- a CDS encoding MurR/RpiR family transcriptional regulator has product MNEATETIDRRLRAAFDQLTRAERQLTDSLLENYPVSGLGSVTQVAQNAGVSTPTVVRMVQKLGYSGFPAFQAALRDELEAKISDPITKRAGWAERAPQGHILNRFADAVIGNIRQTLTGIDLDTFERACALLADGDSAVYVAGGRITRSLAEYFFLHMQVMRPRVTLIQSISNAWPHYLLDVARGDVVVIFDVRRYENSTLKLAELARERGARIILFTDQWRSPVHEFADCTFSGRIAVPSAWDSAVSLMLVLETVIADVQERRWDGTRDRMEALEDMFNRTRFFRKFT; this is encoded by the coding sequence GTGAACGAAGCGACGGAAACCATCGACCGGAGACTGCGCGCGGCATTCGATCAACTCACGCGCGCCGAGCGGCAGCTCACCGATTCGCTGCTCGAGAACTACCCGGTTTCGGGGCTGGGGTCGGTCACCCAGGTAGCGCAGAACGCAGGCGTGTCCACGCCGACGGTGGTGCGCATGGTGCAGAAACTGGGGTATTCAGGGTTCCCCGCCTTCCAGGCCGCGCTGCGCGACGAACTCGAGGCCAAGATTTCCGACCCGATCACCAAACGCGCCGGCTGGGCCGAACGCGCGCCGCAGGGTCATATCCTCAACCGGTTCGCCGATGCGGTGATCGGCAATATCCGCCAGACCCTCACCGGGATCGACCTCGACACGTTCGAACGGGCCTGCGCCCTGCTGGCCGATGGCGACAGCGCGGTCTATGTGGCGGGCGGGCGCATCACCCGGTCGCTGGCCGAGTATTTCTTTCTGCACATGCAGGTAATGCGGCCACGGGTGACGCTGATCCAGTCGATCTCGAATGCCTGGCCTCATTACCTGCTGGACGTGGCCAGGGGCGACGTGGTGGTGATCTTCGACGTGCGCCGCTACGAAAACTCGACGCTGAAACTGGCCGAACTGGCGCGCGAACGGGGCGCGCGCATCATCCTGTTCACCGACCAGTGGCGGTCGCCGGTGCATGAGTTTGCCGATTGCACCTTTTCGGGGCGGATCGCGGTGCCATCGGCCTGGGACAGCGCGGTATCCCTGATGCTGGTCCTGGAAACGGTGATCGCGGATGTCCAGGAACGCCGCTGGGACGGAACCCGCGACCGGATGGAGGCGCTCGAGGACATGTTCAACCGCACCCGGTTCTTCCGCAAGTTTACCTGA
- a CDS encoding TRAP transporter large permease, with product MSYEMIALFMFALMMLMLFTGQRVFAAIGGVAAVSALMLWGTGGTDIPFSAAMKLMKWYPLLTLPMFIFMGYVLSESRIADDLYRMFHVWMGPVSGGLAIGTIGLMVLISAMNGLSVAGMAIGATIALPELLRRGYDKRMVTGVIQAGSSLGILVPPSVVLVLYAMIARQPVGQLWLAGVVPGLLMAALFILYIAIRCRLNPALGPVMPRVDLAEYDRVSEHPLRLNFIVLAAVVAIPLVVWAGLLPPKSALGAALGAGALAFLLRRHPAVYKDLFLKEKHRLLFSGVLPLVIFAAMMVPFVNGWTSLVESSAIGAMTAFLAAVLKGRMNRDVFETSVRQTLAISCMFMWIILAALGFGAVFDGLGAVKAIDDLFTERLGLDPWMILILMQLSFLLMGTFLDDTAMLVIVAPLYVPLVKALGFDLIWYGVLYTITTQIAYMTPPFGYNLFLMRAMAPPDITLRDIYGSIAPFVGVMVLALALIMAFPQIALWLPETVYGK from the coding sequence GTGTCATACGAGATGATCGCCCTGTTCATGTTCGCGCTGATGATGCTGATGCTGTTCACCGGCCAGCGCGTCTTTGCCGCCATCGGAGGCGTCGCCGCCGTTTCGGCGCTGATGCTCTGGGGGACCGGCGGCACGGATATCCCGTTCTCGGCGGCGATGAAGCTGATGAAATGGTATCCGCTGCTGACCCTGCCGATGTTCATTTTCATGGGCTACGTCCTGAGCGAAAGCCGCATCGCGGATGACCTCTATCGCATGTTCCATGTCTGGATGGGGCCGGTTTCGGGCGGGCTGGCGATCGGCACGATCGGGCTGATGGTGCTGATCTCGGCGATGAACGGGCTCAGCGTGGCGGGCATGGCTATCGGCGCCACCATCGCGCTGCCCGAACTGCTGCGCCGGGGCTATGACAAGCGCATGGTGACGGGGGTGATCCAGGCCGGATCGAGCCTCGGCATCCTGGTGCCGCCCTCGGTGGTGCTGGTGCTTTATGCGATGATCGCGCGCCAGCCGGTCGGGCAGCTATGGCTGGCGGGGGTGGTGCCGGGGCTGTTGATGGCCGCGCTGTTCATCCTCTACATCGCCATCCGCTGCAGGTTGAACCCGGCGCTGGGGCCGGTCATGCCGCGCGTGGACCTGGCCGAATACGACCGGGTGTCCGAGCATCCGCTGCGGCTGAATTTCATCGTGCTGGCGGCGGTGGTGGCGATCCCGCTGGTGGTCTGGGCCGGGCTGTTGCCGCCCAAGTCGGCGCTGGGCGCGGCGCTGGGCGCGGGCGCGCTGGCCTTCCTGCTGCGCCGCCACCCGGCCGTATACAAGGATCTGTTCCTGAAGGAAAAACACCGGCTGCTGTTTTCCGGCGTGCTGCCGCTGGTGATCTTTGCCGCGATGATGGTGCCCTTCGTGAACGGCTGGACCTCGCTGGTCGAAAGCTCGGCCATCGGTGCGATGACCGCCTTCCTGGCCGCCGTGCTGAAGGGTCGGATGAACCGCGACGTGTTCGAAACCTCGGTACGGCAGACCCTGGCGATTTCCTGCATGTTCATGTGGATCATCCTCGCCGCGCTGGGGTTCGGGGCGGTGTTCGACGGGCTGGGCGCGGTCAAGGCCATCGACGACCTGTTCACCGAGCGGCTGGGGCTGGACCCGTGGATGATCCTGATCCTGATGCAGCTGTCATTCCTGCTGATGGGCACGTTTCTCGACGACACCGCCATGCTGGTGATCGTGGCACCGCTCTATGTGCCGCTGGTCAAGGCGCTGGGCTTCGACCTGATCTGGTATGGCGTGCTCTACACCATCACCACCCAGATCGCCTATATGACGCCGCCTTTCGGCTACAACCTGTTCCTGATGCGCGCCATGGCGCCGCCCGACATCACGTTGCGCGACATCTACGGCTCGATCGCGCCCTTTGTCGGCGTGATGGTGCTGGCGCTGGCGCTGATCATGGCATTCCCGCAGATCGCGCTTTGGCTGCCGGAGACCGTCTATGGCAAATGA
- a CDS encoding N-formylglutamate amidohydrolase, with translation MTGVERETGAGAARLHNGDGRAAMLLVCEHASCHIPAEYGDLGLPPALREAHIAWDPGALAVAEHLSEAFDAPLVAGAASRLLFDCNRPPEAPDAIPERSEIHDIPGNRGLTADARADRVRRFHDPFRALLAGTLARFAAPPVLVTVHSFTPVYRGAPRAVQIGLLHDSDDRMARAMFDRAGVHTDLAVALNQPYGPGDGVTHTLRAHALPVGAPNVMLEIRNDLIATPRAQADIGRMLAGWIAAAAADCGIVTGAEGRPCA, from the coding sequence ATGACGGGGGTGGAACGGGAAACCGGCGCGGGCGCGGCGCGGCTGCATAATGGCGACGGGCGCGCCGCGATGCTGCTGGTCTGCGAACATGCCTCGTGCCACATCCCGGCCGAATACGGCGATCTGGGCCTGCCCCCGGCGCTGCGCGAGGCGCATATCGCCTGGGACCCCGGCGCGCTGGCGGTGGCGGAACACCTGTCGGAGGCCTTCGATGCGCCGCTGGTCGCGGGGGCGGCGTCGCGGCTGCTGTTCGACTGCAACCGGCCGCCCGAGGCGCCCGACGCGATCCCGGAACGCTCCGAGATCCACGACATTCCCGGCAATCGCGGGCTGACGGCGGACGCGCGCGCCGACCGGGTGCGCCGGTTCCACGACCCGTTCCGGGCATTGCTGGCCGGAACGCTGGCGCGGTTTGCCGCCCCTCCGGTGCTGGTGACCGTGCACAGTTTCACGCCGGTCTATCGCGGCGCACCGCGCGCAGTGCAGATCGGCCTGCTGCATGACAGCGACGACCGCATGGCGCGGGCCATGTTCGACCGGGCCGGCGTGCATACCGACCTGGCCGTGGCGCTCAATCAACCCTACGGGCCCGGCGATGGCGTCACCCATACGCTGCGTGCCCATGCGCTGCCTGTCGGCGCGCCGAACGTGATGCTGGAAATCCGCAACGACCTGATCGCGACACCGCGGGCGCAGGCCGACATCGGCCGGATGCTGGCGGGCTGGATCGCGGCAGCGGCCGCGGATTGCGGCATCGTCACCGGGGCGGAGGGCAGGCCATGCGCGTGA
- a CDS encoding TRAP transporter small permease subunit: MRVIRAYVRIIDAVNLRLGRVVMYGIFVMVAVLLWSSVSKTFFLPSLWTLETAQFAMVAYYMLGGPYSLQLGSNVRMDLFYHNWSDRRKAWFDAVTVLFLLFYLGVLLYGGLGSTAYSLGYWGDQPLAFFAGLATGAEEIGRVERSPTAWRPVMWPIKVVMCTGVLLMLLQALSEFFKDIARLRGVEL, encoded by the coding sequence ATGCGCGTGATCCGCGCCTATGTGCGCATCATCGACGCGGTCAATCTCCGGCTCGGGCGGGTCGTGATGTATGGCATCTTCGTGATGGTTGCCGTCCTGCTGTGGTCGTCGGTTTCAAAGACCTTCTTCCTGCCGTCGCTCTGGACGCTGGAGACTGCGCAATTCGCGATGGTCGCCTATTACATGCTGGGCGGGCCTTATTCGCTCCAACTGGGGTCGAACGTGCGGATGGACCTGTTCTATCACAACTGGTCGGACCGGCGAAAAGCGTGGTTCGACGCGGTCACGGTGCTGTTCCTGCTCTTCTACCTGGGCGTGCTGCTCTATGGCGGGCTGGGCTCGACCGCCTATTCGCTGGGTTACTGGGGCGACCAGCCGCTGGCGTTCTTTGCCGGGCTGGCCACCGGCGCCGAAGAGATCGGCCGGGTCGAACGCAGCCCGACCGCCTGGCGCCCGGTGATGTGGCCGATCAAGGTGGTGATGTGCACCGGCGTCCTGCTGATGCTGCTGCAGGCGCTGTCGGAATTCTTCAAGGATATCGCGCGTCTGCGCGGGGTGGAGCTGTAA